The window GGCTGGTCGCGCAGTTCCCCGCGCCCCTAAAGACCAAAGACCTAGGGGCGCGGGGAACTGCGCGACCAGCCCCACGCGACCCGCACCCGAGGTCGTCAGCCCGCCACGGATACCGAAGGCTCGCCGGAGGGGATTCCGTCCGCTTCCATCTGCTCGGCGATCTTCAGCGCCTCCTCGATGAGCGTCTCGACGATCTTCGACTCCGGGACCGTCTTGATGACCTCGCCCTTGACGAAGATCTGACCCTTGCCGTTGCCGGAGGCGACCCCGAGGTCGGCCTCGCGGGCCTCGCCGGGCCCGTTGACGACACAGCCCATGACCGCGACGCGGAGCGGCACCTCCATGCCCTCAAGACCGGCGGTGACCTCCTCCGCCAGCTTGTACACGTCGACCTGCGCCCGCCCACAGGACGGGCAGGAAACGATCTCAAGACGCCGCTGCTTGAGATTCAGCGACTCCAGGATCTGCATGCCGACCTTGATCTCCTCGACCGGCGGGGCCGAGAGGGAGACGCGGATCGTGTCGCCGATGCCCTCGGCGAGCAGCGCTCCGAAGGCCACCGCGGACTTGATCGTGCCCTGGAAGGCGGGGCCGGCCTCGGTGACACCCAGGTGCAGCGGATAGTCGCAGGCGGCCGCCAGCTGCCGGTAGGCGTTGACCATGACCACCGGGTCGTTGTGCTTGACCGAGATCTTGATGTCCCGGAAGTCGTGCTCCTCGAAGAGCGAGGCCTCCCAGAGCGCCGATTCCACGAGCGCCTCGGGCGTCGCCTTGCCGTACTTCTGGAGCAGCCGCTTGTCGAGCGAACCGGCGTTGACCCCGATCCGGATCGGCGTGCCGGTGTCCTTGGCGGCCCGCGCGATCTCCTTGACCTGGTCGTCGAACTGCTTGATGTTGCCGGGGTTCACCCGGACCGCGGCACAGCCGGCCTTGATCGCGGCGAACACGTACTTCGGCTGGAAATGGATGTCGGCGATGACCGGCAGCTGCGACTTGCGGGCGATGGTCGCGAGCGCGTCCGCGTCGTCCTGCGTGGGACACGCGACACGCACGATCTGGCAGCCGGACGCGGTGAGTTCGGCGATCTGCTGGAGGGTGGCGCCGATGTCCGACGTACGCGTCGTCGTCATCGACTGCAC is drawn from Streptomyces liliifuscus and contains these coding sequences:
- the ispG gene encoding flavodoxin-dependent (E)-4-hydroxy-3-methylbut-2-enyl-diphosphate synthase, giving the protein MTAISLGMPSVPTKLAERRKSRQIQVGTVAVGGDAPVSVQSMTTTRTSDIGATLQQIAELTASGCQIVRVACPTQDDADALATIARKSQLPVIADIHFQPKYVFAAIKAGCAAVRVNPGNIKQFDDQVKEIARAAKDTGTPIRIGVNAGSLDKRLLQKYGKATPEALVESALWEASLFEEHDFRDIKISVKHNDPVVMVNAYRQLAAACDYPLHLGVTEAGPAFQGTIKSAVAFGALLAEGIGDTIRVSLSAPPVEEIKVGMQILESLNLKQRRLEIVSCPSCGRAQVDVYKLAEEVTAGLEGMEVPLRVAVMGCVVNGPGEAREADLGVASGNGKGQIFVKGEVIKTVPESKIVETLIEEALKIAEQMEADGIPSGEPSVSVAG